Sequence from the Fusobacterium sp. DD2 genome:
TGCAACAATATTTTTGCTGAAAGAACCTGGACGAACTGTCATAATAACTGGAGTTGTATTTATTATAATATCATTTAATACAGTTCCTCCATATACTGGGCAAGTTATTACTAATTTATCTCCGTCTCTTCTAACATTTAAAACATCTACCGCACTTGATGTTTCAAATTCTTTAGCAATTGCTGGAGTTAAATCTTTAGCGATTAAAGTAGCCCCTGCCATAAATAAACTTGGTTTGTATTTTTTTACAAGTTCTTTTAGGATTCCAGCATATTTTTCAAATAAGTAAGAATCTTCCTCTACTATGATAACTTTGTCTGCACCTGCTTCAATAATAGTCTTTATCCCGTTATCGTCTTTTTTTCCTATTACAACTGCAAGAACCTCTTCATTTGTCTCATCAGCTAATGTTCTGGCCTCAGCAAGAGATTCTAAAGCAACACTTACAGGCGCTCCATCTTTTGTTTCCACATAAACCATTATATTTTTTGTATCTGTAAGCTTCATTTTCTATAACCTCCTAATTATAATACCTTGGCCTCAACCATCATGTTCATAGCTTGAGCAACTGCTTCTTCAACAGTTTCAGCTTTAATTTTTACACCTGCTGAACGTTTTACAGGTTCGTATACTTTTATAACTTCAACTTCACTTGCAGCTTCTGAAACAGTATCTAGTTGGTCAATAGGTTTCTTTCTAGCTTGCATTTTAGTTTTAATAGTTGGGTATCTTGGTTCATAATTAGGTTTTTGAACTGTTACTACACATGGAAGTGTTGTTTCTATTACAGTGTAACCTTCATCTTTTTCTTGTTTAATGTCTATTAGATTGTCTTTTATTTCAACATCTACAACATTTGTAACTACAGGAAGTTTTAATTCATCAGCAAGCATAAGTCCAACTTGGCTTGTTGCATAATCTGTAGCTTCTTTTCCACAGAATACCATGTCGAATTTAACTCCTAGTTTCCCTTCTATTTCTTCTTTTGCTTTTACTAATGTTTTTGCAACTCCTACTGCATCAAGAGCTTCTGCATTGTCATCTTTAACGAA
This genomic interval carries:
- a CDS encoding electron transfer flavoprotein subunit alpha/FixB family protein — its product is MKLTDTKNIMVYVETKDGAPVSVALESLAEARTLADETNEEVLAVVIGKKDDNGIKTIIEAGADKVIIVEEDSYLFEKYAGILKELVKKYKPSLFMAGATLIAKDLTPAIAKEFETSSAVDVLNVRRDGDKLVITCPVYGGTVLNDIIINTTPVIMTVRPGSFSKNIVAGRNGEVIEEKITVPEEAVFSKIIDIIKEVAETVNLEEADVIVSGGRGMGSKENFQLVQELADVCGGVVGATRPAIEDEWVPRSHQVGQSGKIVAPKLYIACGISGATQHVSGMIGSGYIVAINKDEDAAIFDIADVGIVGDAMKVIPLLIEEIKKVKA
- a CDS encoding electron transfer flavoprotein subunit beta/FixA family protein, encoding MEILVCIKQVPDDSVEISLNSETGKPALEEVTQVVNAFDTYALEMATRLKEKVGGEIVVVSIGDESVKNSLKNCLAVGGDKAFFVKDDNAEALDAVGVAKTLVKAKEEIEGKLGVKFDMVFCGKEATDYATSQVGLMLADELKLPVVTNVVDVEIKDNLIDIKQEKDEGYTVIETTLPCVVTVQKPNYEPRYPTIKTKMQARKKPIDQLDTVSEAASEVEVIKVYEPVKRSAGVKIKAETVEEAVAQAMNMMVEAKVL